One part of the Cellvibrionales bacterium genome encodes these proteins:
- a CDS encoding DUF1214 domain-containing protein produces the protein MADEKNAAREASIARVMDGRSWDDFCDALKKAGHDIVLAETAPKNALDRAEGWRYLARLTRGALESFLEAADTQAPAFTRGVHETIKMGLDNPDNIYLTAPVNGNYTYRISGTRGTVHYLGFGAQAGGYGKTASLDTSGYLEAKDMHIHADGSFEIIASSAPQTGNWLRMTPETRLLQVRQTRMQHKTEIPAQVRIERIDGDNQPRHLSAERVDKALQGAAFFVSGTAGLFAKWTEDFRAHPNTLPRFNPEVALAAGGDPNIAYYHGYFQLEDDEALLVEFTPPACDFWNLQLANYWLESLDYRYFPVHINKGTAQYRTDGSVRAIISKEKPISKQKAETENWLDTCGRNEGTLCLRWVRAAEHPQPQARVVKLKDL, from the coding sequence ATGGCAGATGAAAAAAATGCAGCGCGTGAGGCATCCATTGCGCGCGTGATGGATGGGCGCAGTTGGGATGATTTTTGCGATGCGCTGAAAAAAGCCGGTCACGATATTGTGCTGGCGGAAACGGCACCAAAGAACGCGCTGGATCGCGCCGAAGGTTGGCGTTATCTCGCGCGCTTGACGCGCGGTGCGCTGGAATCTTTTTTGGAAGCGGCGGATACACAAGCGCCAGCGTTTACGCGCGGCGTGCATGAAACCATCAAAATGGGTTTGGATAATCCAGACAATATTTACCTCACCGCGCCGGTGAATGGCAATTACACCTATCGCATCAGCGGCACGCGCGGCACTGTGCATTATTTAGGTTTTGGTGCGCAGGCGGGCGGTTACGGAAAAACGGCTTCTTTGGATACTTCTGGCTATCTTGAAGCGAAAGATATGCACATCCATGCAGATGGTTCATTTGAAATTATTGCGTCGAGTGCGCCCCAAACAGGCAACTGGTTGCGCATGACACCAGAAACGCGCTTGCTGCAAGTGCGGCAAACGCGCATGCAGCACAAAACAGAAATTCCTGCGCAAGTGCGCATCGAAAGAATTGACGGCGATAACCAGCCGCGCCATTTGTCTGCCGAGCGCGTGGATAAAGCGCTGCAAGGCGCTGCTTTTTTTGTGTCTGGCACAGCGGGTTTGTTTGCTAAGTGGACAGAAGATTTTCGCGCGCATCCGAACACGCTGCCGCGTTTTAATCCTGAAGTGGCGCTGGCGGCAGGCGGTGATCCAAACATCGCCTACTATCACGGCTATTTTCAATTGGAAGACGATGAAGCTCTGCTGGTGGAGTTCACGCCGCCGGCGTGTGATTTTTGGAATTTGCAGTTGGCAAATTATTGGCTGGAGAGTTTGGATTACCGCTACTTCCCTGTGCATATCAACAAAGGCACGGCGCAGTACCGCACAGACGGTTCGGTGCGCGCCATCATCAGTAAAGAAAAACCCATCAGCAAGCAAAAAGCAGAAACAGAAAATTGGCTGGATACTTGCGGTAGAAATGAAGGAACCCTGTGTTTGCGTTGGGTGCGTGCGGCCGAGCATCCGCAGCCGCAAGCGCGCGTTGTTAAATTAAAAGATTTGTGA
- a CDS encoding sulfotransferase produces MSEAAFDVQTLLAEASAATGLSNFGAEDFKEGLQKLIETYTSNGFDERGIKRNRKRLLKLLQVRLKIEAAWQQHPEIRDVKIKAPMFLTGLPRTGTSALLNLLSQDMAARPLKLWEGMSPDPLPSNPPEAEDPRYVQLKAFYEEAHKKNPNFDKIHFTNADTPEECIHLLNHTFQDVQFGVETMMEPYGAWFQQQDHLPSYRYYADILRMLQWQRPGERWLLKTPAHLWALDCLVQLFPDCSIVITHRNPLECVTSYASMMESMLIGCDFDRQQFGAVVMEYLARKVEASLRQREQIDPARILDLQFNDFIADGVGTARKIYSHFHLPMSGEVEQCFQNYADAHPMGKHGKHDYRLEEYGLTEQQIRDRFAFYIERFNVPMA; encoded by the coding sequence ATGAGCGAAGCAGCATTTGATGTGCAAACCCTATTGGCAGAGGCCTCGGCAGCGACAGGTTTATCCAATTTTGGCGCAGAGGATTTCAAGGAAGGTTTGCAAAAACTGATCGAGACCTACACCAGCAACGGCTTTGACGAACGCGGCATCAAACGCAATCGCAAGCGTCTGCTGAAATTGCTGCAAGTGCGTTTGAAAATCGAAGCGGCGTGGCAACAGCATCCAGAAATACGCGATGTGAAAATCAAAGCGCCGATGTTTCTCACCGGCTTGCCGCGCACCGGAACATCCGCGTTGCTGAACTTGCTGTCGCAAGATATGGCGGCGCGCCCGCTGAAGTTGTGGGAGGGCATGAGCCCAGATCCGCTGCCCAGTAATCCGCCAGAGGCAGAAGATCCGCGCTATGTGCAATTAAAAGCGTTTTACGAAGAAGCGCACAAGAAAAATCCAAATTTCGACAAAATTCATTTCACCAATGCCGATACGCCAGAAGAGTGCATTCATTTATTGAATCACACTTTTCAAGACGTGCAGTTCGGTGTGGAAACCATGATGGAGCCTTACGGCGCTTGGTTTCAGCAGCAAGATCATCTACCGAGTTATCGCTACTACGCGGATATTTTGCGCATGTTGCAGTGGCAGCGACCGGGTGAGCGTTGGTTGTTAAAAACGCCGGCGCATTTGTGGGCGCTGGATTGTTTGGTGCAATTGTTTCCCGATTGTTCGATTGTGATTACGCACCGCAATCCGCTGGAGTGCGTCACCTCTTACGCGAGCATGATGGAATCTATGCTGATAGGATGCGATTTTGATCGCCAACAATTCGGCGCGGTGGTGATGGAATATCTCGCGCGCAAAGTGGAAGCGAGTTTGCGTCAGCGCGAACAAATTGACCCAGCGCGCATACTGGATTTGCAATTCAATGATTTCATCGCCGATGGCGTAGGCACGGCGCGGAAGATTTACAGCCACTTCCATTTGCCGATGAGCGGCGAGGTGGAGCAGTGTTTTCAGAACTATGCCGATGCACACCCGATGGGCAAGCACGGCAAACATGATTACCGCTTAGAGGAGTATGGGCTGACGGAGCAACAAATTCGCGATCGCTTCGCGTTTTATATTGAGCGTTTTAATGTACCGATGGCGTGA
- the gcvH gene encoding glycine cleavage system protein GcvH yields the protein MNTPDDIRYLASHQWGRLEADGTVTVGITDYAQEQLGDVVFVDLPAIGAQLAQAGEAGVIESVKTASDLFAPVSGAVIAHNPALEDAPETVNDSPYDKGWLFRIQPNNAAAEWEQLLDATGYCAAVAAEQDDE from the coding sequence ATGAACACGCCCGACGATATTCGCTACCTCGCCTCCCACCAGTGGGGGCGTTTGGAGGCTGATGGCACGGTGACGGTCGGCATCACCGACTACGCACAAGAGCAGTTGGGCGATGTGGTGTTTGTCGATTTGCCAGCCATTGGCGCGCAGTTAGCGCAGGCGGGCGAAGCGGGCGTGATCGAGTCCGTCAAAACCGCCTCGGATTTATTTGCACCGGTATCCGGCGCAGTGATCGCTCACAATCCTGCCTTGGAAGACGCGCCGGAAACCGTGAATGACTCGCCTTACGATAAAGGCTGGTTGTTCCGCATCCAGCCCAATAATGCTGCCGCCGAGTGGGAGCAACTGCTGGATGCTACAGGTTATTGCGCCGCAGTCGCCGCCGAGCAAGACGACGAATAA
- the rpoH gene encoding RNA polymerase sigma factor RpoH, producing MSRELIPAAVLSPNMGLTSYAQAISGIPILTADEERRLAEDLYYREDLDAARQLVMSHLRFVMHIARSYNGYGLPQADLVQEGNIGLMKAVKRFNPEKGVRLISFAVHWIKAEIHEYILRNWRIVKIATTKPQRKLFFNLRGAKKTLAWLSNDEAHAVAKDLGVSVSDVREMESRLSGHDASFDVGVDDDEDKAYAVPANYLEKEDSDPLLQLENDNWDKVSTQQLAQAMTTLDARSRDILQKRWLDEDSKSTLHDLAAEYGVSAERIRQLEQSAMKKLRAAMVL from the coding sequence ATGAGTAGAGAATTAATTCCCGCCGCCGTACTGAGCCCTAACATGGGTCTGACCAGCTACGCGCAGGCAATTAGCGGCATCCCCATTTTGACGGCAGACGAAGAGCGCCGTTTGGCTGAAGATTTGTACTACCGCGAAGATTTAGACGCAGCGCGTCAGTTGGTTATGTCGCACCTGCGTTTCGTGATGCACATTGCGCGCAGCTACAACGGCTACGGCTTGCCGCAGGCGGATTTGGTGCAAGAAGGCAATATCGGTTTGATGAAAGCGGTGAAGCGCTTTAATCCAGAAAAAGGCGTGCGTTTGATTTCTTTCGCTGTGCATTGGATCAAAGCCGAAATTCACGAATACATTTTGCGCAACTGGCGCATTGTCAAAATTGCCACCACCAAACCGCAGCGCAAATTGTTTTTTAATCTGCGCGGCGCGAAAAAAACTTTGGCATGGTTATCTAACGACGAAGCGCATGCCGTAGCCAAAGATTTGGGCGTGTCGGTGAGCGATGTGCGCGAAATGGAGAGTCGTTTGTCTGGTCACGATGCCTCGTTTGATGTGGGCGTGGATGATGACGAAGACAAAGCCTACGCCGTGCCTGCCAATTATCTGGAAAAGGAAGACAGCGATCCGTTGTTGCAGTTGGAAAACGACAATTGGGACAAAGTGTCTACGCAGCAATTAGCGCAAGCCATGACCACACTGGATGCGCGCAGCCGCGACATTTTGCAAAAACGCTGGTTGGACGAAGACAGCAAATCCACCCTGCACGATCTCGCTGCTGAGTACGGCGTGTCGGCAGAACGCATTCGCCAGCTCGAACAGAGCGCGATGAAAAAATTGCGCGCTGCGATGGTGTTGTAA
- the waaA gene encoding lipid IV(A) 3-deoxy-D-manno-octulosonic acid transferase, with product MTRPLYTLLYALLLPVILLRLLWRSRQAPAYRQRWRERFGYFPAPVFDCSKPVLWLHAVSVGETLAAVPLIQTLQNQHPDWQWVVTTTTPTGSERVRAVLGSSVFHVYAPYDLPIFLSHFLQRIKPAMLIVMETELWPNMVHCCYQNQIPVLIANARLSAKSARGYGKFSALTRSMLREITRVAAQQHADGERFVQLGLPRENLTVTGSIKFDLTIDAATQQKAAALRMQWSNNNRRKVWLAASTHQGEDGILLAAFAQLKKTFPDLLLVLVPRHPERFASVTQQCTAAGFTVLRHSEQKIPAPETDIVVGDTMGELLAFYGAADIAFVGGSLVPVGGHNLIEPAAWACPTLSGPQLFNFSEVETLLRDNNALAIADSAEQIATQITQWLRDDTLRYGFGERAKAVADSNRGALESLCSLIDPT from the coding sequence ATGACGCGACCGCTCTACACCCTGCTCTACGCCCTGCTGCTGCCCGTGATTTTGCTGCGCCTGCTGTGGCGTTCACGGCAGGCACCGGCCTACCGGCAGCGTTGGCGCGAGCGCTTTGGCTATTTTCCCGCGCCCGTTTTTGATTGCAGTAAGCCCGTGCTGTGGCTGCATGCAGTTTCGGTGGGCGAAACTTTAGCGGCCGTACCGCTGATTCAAACCCTGCAAAACCAACATCCCGATTGGCAGTGGGTTGTCACCACCACCACACCCACCGGCTCCGAGCGCGTGCGCGCCGTGTTGGGCAGCAGCGTTTTTCATGTCTACGCGCCTTATGATTTGCCCATTTTTCTCTCGCATTTTTTGCAGCGTATAAAACCGGCAATGTTGATCGTGATGGAAACCGAACTGTGGCCGAACATGGTGCACTGTTGCTATCAAAATCAAATTCCCGTGTTGATCGCCAATGCGCGGCTGTCTGCAAAATCCGCGCGCGGTTATGGGAAATTTTCCGCACTCACGCGCTCGATGTTGCGCGAAATCACGCGAGTCGCCGCACAACAACACGCCGACGGCGAGCGCTTTGTACAACTGGGCTTGCCGCGCGAAAACCTAACCGTAACCGGCTCTATCAAATTTGATTTAACGATTGATGCAGCCACACAACAAAAAGCTGCCGCCCTGCGCATGCAGTGGTCAAACAATAACCGCCGAAAAGTGTGGCTGGCTGCCAGTACGCATCAAGGCGAAGACGGCATTCTGCTCGCTGCGTTTGCACAACTGAAAAAAACTTTTCCTGATTTATTACTGGTGTTAGTGCCGCGCCACCCAGAGCGTTTTGCCAGCGTAACGCAACAATGCACCGCCGCAGGCTTTACTGTACTGCGCCACAGCGAACAAAAAATACCTGCGCCAGAAACCGATATTGTGGTCGGCGACACCATGGGCGAGCTGCTTGCGTTTTACGGCGCAGCGGATATCGCGTTTGTCGGCGGCAGCTTAGTGCCTGTCGGCGGCCATAACTTGATTGAACCCGCCGCGTGGGCCTGTCCCACTCTCAGCGGCCCGCAGTTATTTAATTTTTCCGAAGTGGAAACACTGTTGCGCGACAACAACGCACTGGCAATTGCCGACAGCGCTGAGCAAATTGCCACGCAAATTACACAATGGCTGCGCGATGACACATTGCGTTACGGGTTTGGCGAAAGAGCCAAAGCAGTGGCCGATAGCAATCGCGGCGCGTTAGAAAGCCTTTGCTCTTTGATTGATCCAACATAA
- a CDS encoding FAD-dependent oxidoreductase yields MQTLQVDIAIIGGGIAGLWLLACARRAGYNAVLFERAALGSGQTVASQGMIHGGVKYTLSGALSGASEAIADMPAHWRRCIKGEGDVDLRGTRVLSEAFYMWSPENALSKVTAFFASKALRGRVDAVKPKDYPAALRHEKFHGSVYRLLDMVIDAPSLLETLRAQNAETVFSVGDQAIAVQSKDKGADIFLQHNNVELCVSSQLCVLAAGKGNGELLQQLAIKNPVMQLRPLQQVMVRHPQLTHLYAHCVGKDSKPRLTISSHATEQGVVWYLGGQLAEDGAALSSEALIEKARKEMESLFAWINWHEAQWSTFFVERAEPQQPGLLRPDNAWLSPCDELTRCVAAWPTKLTLVPHLGVQMMNYLRAQNIVPQQKDVMPVSWPRMTQIAAAPWQSTQWQPV; encoded by the coding sequence GTGCAAACCCTACAAGTGGATATTGCCATCATCGGCGGCGGCATCGCGGGCTTGTGGTTGCTCGCCTGCGCGCGCCGCGCGGGCTACAACGCGGTGTTGTTTGAGCGCGCGGCTTTGGGCAGCGGCCAAACCGTGGCTTCGCAGGGCATGATCCACGGCGGGGTGAAGTACACCTTGAGCGGCGCGTTGTCGGGCGCATCGGAAGCGATTGCCGATATGCCGGCGCACTGGCGGCGCTGTATCAAGGGCGAGGGCGATGTGGATTTGCGCGGCACGCGCGTACTGAGCGAAGCGTTTTATATGTGGTCGCCAGAAAATGCGCTGTCGAAAGTGACGGCATTTTTTGCCAGCAAAGCCTTGCGCGGTCGCGTGGATGCAGTAAAGCCAAAAGATTATCCCGCTGCGTTGCGCCATGAAAAATTTCATGGCAGCGTGTATCGCTTGTTGGATATGGTGATTGATGCACCTTCGCTGTTGGAAACGCTGCGCGCACAAAATGCAGAGACTGTTTTTTCGGTGGGTGATCAAGCGATCGCTGTGCAGAGCAAAGACAAGGGTGCAGATATTTTTTTGCAGCACAACAATGTAGAGCTGTGTGTGAGCAGTCAGTTGTGTGTGTTGGCGGCTGGTAAAGGCAATGGTGAATTATTGCAGCAACTTGCGATAAAAAATCCGGTGATGCAATTACGACCACTGCAACAAGTGATGGTGCGCCATCCGCAGTTGACGCATTTGTATGCGCACTGCGTCGGCAAAGACAGCAAGCCGCGGCTAACCATTTCTTCGCACGCCACTGAGCAGGGTGTGGTGTGGTATCTCGGCGGACAGTTAGCAGAAGACGGCGCTGCTTTGTCTAGTGAAGCGTTGATTGAAAAAGCACGAAAAGAAATGGAATCTTTGTTTGCGTGGATAAATTGGCACGAAGCACAGTGGAGCACTTTTTTTGTCGAGCGCGCAGAGCCGCAGCAGCCGGGTTTGTTGCGGCCGGATAATGCTTGGCTGTCGCCCTGCGATGAATTGACGCGCTGCGTAGCGGCATGGCCAACTAAGTTGACCTTGGTGCCGCATCTCGGCGTGCAGATGATGAATTATTTGCGCGCGCAAAATATTGTGCCGCAACAAAAAGATGTCATGCCGGTGAGTTGGCCGCGCATGACGCAAATCGCCGCTGCACCGTGGCAATCTACACAATGGCAGCCGGTGTAA
- a CDS encoding aldo/keto reductase has protein sequence MFYRALGGTGMQVSALGFGTVKLGRTEGVKYPQAFTVPDDKEARALLDLSRDLGINLIDTAPAYGNSEERLGKLLKADRKQWLICSKVGEEFSEGQSSFDFSAEHTRMSVERSLRRLQTDYIDMVLVHSDGNDLDIIQNSEALQTLAELKQRGWIRAFGMSTKTVAGGLLAAEQSDVVMVTYNLNEQADVAVLDYCREHNKGALIKKAFASGHRCDGDAVTEALAMIFSHAGASSAIVGTINPVHLRDNVQKLPKRV, from the coding sequence ATGTTTTATCGTGCTTTAGGCGGTACCGGTATGCAGGTGAGTGCGCTCGGTTTCGGTACCGTAAAACTTGGGCGCACCGAAGGCGTAAAATATCCGCAAGCATTTACTGTGCCGGATGATAAAGAAGCGCGCGCGCTGCTGGATTTATCGCGCGATCTCGGTATCAATCTCATCGACACCGCGCCCGCTTACGGCAATAGCGAGGAGCGTTTGGGGAAATTGCTGAAAGCGGATCGCAAACAGTGGTTGATCTGTAGCAAAGTGGGCGAAGAGTTTTCTGAGGGGCAATCCTCGTTCGATTTTTCAGCAGAACATACGCGCATGAGTGTGGAACGCAGTTTGCGGCGCTTGCAAACCGATTACATCGACATGGTATTGGTGCATTCTGACGGCAACGATCTGGACATCATCCAAAACAGTGAAGCACTGCAAACGCTGGCGGAGTTAAAACAGCGCGGTTGGATACGCGCGTTTGGTATGTCTACCAAAACAGTGGCAGGCGGTTTATTGGCGGCTGAACAATCCGATGTGGTGATGGTCACTTATAATTTGAATGAGCAAGCGGATGTGGCTGTGCTGGATTATTGCCGCGAGCACAATAAAGGCGCGCTAATTAAAAAAGCGTTTGCCAGTGGGCATCGCTGTGATGGTGATGCAGTGACCGAAGCACTAGCAATGATTTTTTCACACGCGGGCGCGAGTTCTGCTATCGTCGGCACCATCAATCCTGTGCATTTGCGCGATAACGTACAAAAATTACCTAAGCGCGTATGA
- a CDS encoding gamma carbonic anhydrase family protein, giving the protein MSHSLRPHQGQTPQLGARVYIDPMACVIGDVQLGDDCSVWPHTVIRGDMHRIRIGARCSIQDNSVLHITHAGPYEADGFPLTLGDDVTVGHRVVLHGCTIGNRVLIGIGAIVMDGVVIKDEVVLGAGSLVPPGKKLESGFLYVGSPAKQVRALTDREKSFFTYSANNYRKLKDQYLDEATSK; this is encoded by the coding sequence ATGAGCCACAGCCTCCGCCCACATCAAGGTCAAACCCCGCAACTGGGCGCACGCGTCTACATCGACCCCATGGCTTGCGTGATCGGCGATGTACAGTTGGGCGACGATTGTTCCGTTTGGCCGCACACCGTGATTCGCGGCGACATGCACCGCATCCGCATCGGTGCGCGTTGCAGCATCCAAGATAACTCCGTGCTGCACATCACCCATGCAGGCCCCTATGAGGCAGATGGTTTTCCGCTGACCTTGGGTGACGATGTGACCGTCGGCCATCGCGTGGTGCTACACGGCTGCACCATCGGCAACCGTGTGTTGATTGGCATCGGCGCGATTGTGATGGATGGCGTAGTCATTAAAGATGAGGTTGTGCTGGGTGCAGGCAGCCTCGTGCCGCCTGGGAAAAAATTAGAGAGTGGGTTTCTCTATGTCGGCAGCCCTGCCAAACAAGTGCGCGCACTGACCGACAGAGAAAAATCATTTTTTACTTACAGCGCGAACAATTATCGGAAATTAAAAGATCAGTATTTGGATGAAGCTACATCCAAATAA
- a CDS encoding YheV family putative metal-binding protein — translation MTSSDDQLLPDTRKRFVAGAKCPQCQALDKIVMFRRDGVQHQECVSCGYHAEMAFEQNFRELETRVNRTDEDKTRDVSPIKFV, via the coding sequence ATGACTTCAAGCGACGACCAACTATTGCCCGACACCCGCAAACGCTTTGTTGCAGGCGCCAAATGCCCGCAGTGTCAGGCGCTCGACAAAATCGTGATGTTTCGCAGGGATGGGGTTCAGCATCAGGAATGCGTCAGTTGTGGCTACCACGCAGAAATGGCGTTCGAGCAGAATTTCCGTGAGTTGGAGACAAGGGTTAATCGCACCGATGAGGACAAAACGCGTGATGTCAGCCCAATCAAATTTGTTTGA